In the Spirochaetia bacterium 38H-sp genome, ATAGCAAGTCATGGGCTCATCTTGTGGAGACCTTTGGAGAGGCAGGAAGCTACAAGCGGGAGATACCTCTCTTTATAGAATATAAGCCAAGCGAAACACGAGGTGCCTGCTTTGTTGATACTGCTTCTAAAGCCGTTGTTCTTCTCAACCACATAGGCATAAAGGACATGGGAGTTACCATAGACTTTGGACACTCCATGTACGGCAAAAAAAATCCTGCAGAGGATCTTTGCCTTGTGGCAAGCTCCGGTTATCCGTTTTATATTCATATCAATGACAACGATGCTCTCTGGGATTGGGACTATTTTGTAGGCACCAAGCATTTTATGGAATATGTGGAGTTTTTGTACTATCTCAAAAAGCTTGGCTATAATGATTTTTTTACCTCCGACACATCTCCAACCCGTTGGGACATAAAAGGAACCTTTGAGGTAAACACTCGTCTTACCAACAAAATATGGAGCAGGCTGGACGAGCTAATAAAAGAAGGTTTGGAAAATCATGTTGGTGCCGAGGACTTTCTTGCCTCCTGGAAGTTTTTTGAATCCGCATTGTTTAACCTATAGGCTTTCTCCTCCCTCCTTGCTGCGGGCAGCCATGTGCTGCCCCTTTTTTATACCGAACGCAGGGGCCGCCTTAGCGTCCCCTGCTTATTAGCTTGCATTTGTCTCTAGCCCCATATAACTTGAAAATGAATAAAAACCTGTTATCTGTATAGATTGAGAATATTTAGGAGATTTTTATGAAAAAACCATTTTATCTTCTTTATTACTATTCTCCTTACTATCCTGTTCTCTACAGGTTGTGCTACCTTCTTTGTGAAGAATATAGTGAAATAGCGTATCCTCCCTGTTTGCAGCATATAACGACCCGGCTGGTAGATATTCTATACAGCTATACTCCGCTGCTCTGCTCAATAGAGAGGAAGAAAACCCTTCTACTCTTCTTCTTAATTTTAAAATAAAAGATGAGTTTTTTATTGGAAGACCCATTCCTAAGCGTTTATTTCTTCTAGCTCAAAGAAATAACAATGATTATATGTTGATAAAATATTGGAATCATGGTGAAATAGAACTGGGAGATGGTGAGTTTACTTATGCTAACAATGGATATCTAAAAAAAGGGATAATTATATGTTGTTTATCAGCGGAAATGCATACAAGCATAAAAATCCAACTGATATAAAAGTACTGGGAGGCGTATTCTTCTCTTCTGAAAACATGTCCGCAGCAAAAGCATATAATATATAACACTACTATTATTGGGGTGAAAATAACTATCTAAAAAAGGTTAATTATTTTCATACTTATGAACAAGATTTTAAAGATGTTTTTATAAGGTTTTATAAGCCTCTACCCATCTCCCTACAGAAAATCAGATACTATCACTCTACTTTCCTGATTTCCTATCTGGCCTCTCTATTACTGGAAGAGATGTCGGACCAAAACCAGGACATTTGGGATGGACTCTTAATTCAAAATCCGTAATAAGTGAAAATTGACGATATTCACCATCTATGCTATTTAAATATCAAACACTTTTTTAGGAGGTTTTTATGAAAAAACTACTTTATTTGCTTTTCTCTATTTTTACCCTAGTCATCCTCTTTTCAGGATGCGTTTCTATGTCCGCAGGCACAGAAAAAAATGAAATAGCTGTATCTCCTTTGCTGGCAGAATATAACGACCCAGCTGGTAGATATTCTATACAAATATACTCCGCTGCTTTGCTCAATAAAGAGAAAGAAGCCCCTTCTGTTCTTCTTATTAATCTTAATATAAAAGATGAGTCTTTTATTGGAAGACCCAGGCCTAGAGGTTTATTTTTTCTAACTCAAAAAAATAACGATGATTATATTTTGGTAAAATATTGGAATACTTGTAAAATAGAACTGGGAGATGGTGAATTTACTTTTCCTGACAATGGATATCTAGAAAAAGGGAATAATTATATGTTGTTTGTCAGCGGAAGAACATACAAGCATAAAAATCCAATTGATATAAAAGTACTGGGTGGCGTATTCTTCTCTTCTGAAAACATACCTGCAGTAAACGCATATAATATAAAATACTACTATTATTTGGGTGAAAATAACTATCTGAAAAAAACCGATTTTTTTAATGTTTATGAACAAGATTTTAAAGATGTTTTTATAAGGTTTTATAAGCCTCTACCTAGTCTTTCTGCATACGAACTTAATAAAAAAGGACTTCCTTACTATAAAGGACAGGTACCTGTAACACTTTCAAGAAAAAATATAAACCATCTTTTTCTTTTGAGCTCATTTATCACGTATAAATATACTGCAGAACCATA is a window encoding:
- a CDS encoding sugar phosphate isomerase/epimerase family protein translates to MAKHAVITSFLGQTKDRFHVYNEPRNLEEKFKMVAEIEGLTGVEVVYPYEVPSASETRALLDKYGIEIAAVNVNVKAEPEFRNGGLTSPDKAVRDKAVSFIKEAKDFAEEVGANKVTCCPLGDGYEFSFQADYSKSWAHLVETFGEAGSYKREIPLFIEYKPSETRGACFVDTASKAVVLLNHIGIKDMGVTIDFGHSMYGKKNPAEDLCLVASSGYPFYIHINDNDALWDWDYFVGTKHFMEYVEFLYYLKKLGYNDFFTSDTSPTRWDIKGTFEVNTRLTNKIWSRLDELIKEGLENHVGAEDFLASWKFFESALFNL